One genomic window of Erinaceus europaeus chromosome 7, mEriEur2.1, whole genome shotgun sequence includes the following:
- the LOC103109244 gene encoding olfactory receptor 6C74-like, whose amino-acid sequence MRNHTLVTTFILLGLTDDPKWKIVLFAFLLLTYLLSITGNLIIILLTLLDARLNTPMYFFLRNFSILEISMTSVCIPKFLASIITMDKTISYNACVTQLFFAIFLGGSEFFLLAAMSYDRYVAICKPLHYATIMSNRVCTQLVITSWLAGLITISPGLLMGLELEFCDDNIIDHFFCDYSPVLKLSCTDTRVIELLSFVLAIFTLLITLALVMFSYANIIRTIVKIPSAQQQRKAFSTCSSHMIVVSISYGSCIFMYIKPSAEERVALNKGVAVLITSVAPVLNPFIYTLRNKQVKQALEEITKKCIFATLK is encoded by the coding sequence ATGAGAAACCACACACTGGTGACTACATTTATTCTTCTAGGACTGACAGATGACCCAAAATGGAAAATTGTACTGTTTGCTTTTCTATTGCTAACTTATTTGTTGAGCATCACTGGAAATCTGATCATTATCCTGCTCACCCTGCTCGATGCCAGACTCAACACACCCATGTATTTCTTCCTTCGGAATTTTTCCATCTTAGAAATATCAATGACCTCTGTTTGCATCCCTAAATTCCTGGCCAGCATAATAACTATGGACAAAACAATTTCTTATAATGCATGTGTGACACAGTTATTCTTTGCTATTTTCTTGGGTGGCTCAGAGTTTTTCCTATTGGCAGCCATgtcctatgaccgctatgtggccatctgcaaacCCCTCCACTATGCAACTATCATGAGCAACAGAGTCTGCACACAACTGGTTATAACCTCTTGGTTGGCTGGGTTGATAACAATCTCTCCTGGACTGCTCATGGGTCTGGAGCTAGAATTCTGCGATGACAATATTATTGACCACTTTTTCTGTGACTATTCTCCTGTCCTGAAACTCTCCTGCACAGACACAAGGGTCATAGAATTGTTAAGTTTTGTGTTGGCCATTTTCACACTCCTGATTACCTTGGCGCTGGTGATGTTCTCCTATGCAAACATCATCAGAACGATTGTGAAGATTCCTTCTGCACAGCAGCAGAGGAAGGCTTTTTCCACCTGTTCCTCCCACATGATTGTTGTCTCCATCTCGTATGGCAGCTGCATCTTTATGTACATTAAACCCTCTGCAGAGGAAAGGGTGGCTCTCAACAAGGGGGTAGCTGTACTCATTACTTCAGTGGCACCTGTGTTAAATCCTTTCATATATACCCTGAGAAACAAACAGGTAAAACAAGCACTGGAAGAAATAACTAAAAAGTGCATCTTTGCTACTTTAAAATAA